A window of Mangifera indica cultivar Alphonso chromosome 11, CATAS_Mindica_2.1, whole genome shotgun sequence contains these coding sequences:
- the LOC123229213 gene encoding pentatricopeptide repeat-containing protein At1g12300, mitochondrial-like isoform X3: protein MFLKTSLVSSKSSFNVRFSSSSILSSVSQNQHTKSPPKHFSTLKHHSQLYNFLRVNRRSGNFSLDEAFDSFNYMIHMHPTPAMSSFSILFSALVKKKHFDQLLVMYTRFISAGLLPDFFILNSLIDCLSKMARDSDGFVVLGSIFRRGFYPDALTFSNLINGLCMAGKIKKAIDFFRKMVSVGCRPDVVTVGTLITGLCRTGNVTVALQLFEEMNNGNGEFGVICKPNIVCYTTIIDGLCKCGLVDKAKKLFSEMKTKGINPNVITYNTLIYGLCNTSNWEEAKTLFIEMLEEGVKPNVVTFSVVIDKLCINGKMDEANGLFQLMINRGVCPNTITYSTLLRGFCLAGQIDDARRLFDSMASMGCKPDVFSYSILMDGLCLTNKIDDAKELLASMLRMGCTPNVVSYNTLINWYCKNKKIDEALNLYEEMTSEGVWPDVVTYSTLLSGFFMNGNVRHAKKLFE from the exons atgtttcttaaaacttcacttgtttcttcaaaatcatctttcaatgttagattttcatcttcatctattctttcttcagtttcccaaaatcaacacacaaaatcacCACCCAAACACTTCTCCACTCTTAAGCACCATtctcaactttataatttccttcGTGTAAACCGCAGGTCAGGTAACTTTTCTCTTGATGAAGCTTTTGATtccttcaattatatgattcatatgCACCCAACTCCTGCTATGTCTTCCTTCagtattttgttttctgcacttgttaagaaaaaacattttgatcaaCTTCTTGTGATGTACACGAGATTCATTTCAGCTGGGTTGTTGCcggatttctttattttgaatagTTTAATTGATTGCTTAAGCAAAATGGCACGCGATTCTGATGGTTTTGTAGTTCTTGGGAGTATTTTTAGGAGGGGTTTTTACCCAGACGCTTTGACTTTTAGCAATCTGATTAATGGTCTTTGTATGGCGGGCAAGATTAAGAAGGCCATTGATTTTTTCAGGAAAATGGTTTCGGTTGGTTGTAGACCGGATGTGGTTACAGTTGGGACTTTGATTACTGGGTTGTGTAGAACTGGTAATGTCACTGTTGCCCTtcagttgtttgaagaaatgaataacGGGAATGGTGAATTTGGTGTCATTTGTAAGCCTAATATTGTTTGCTATACTACAATTATTGATGGTCTTTGCAAATGTGGGTTAGTAGACAAGGCAAAGAAACTGTTTTCAGAAATGAAGACCAAGGGCATTAATCCAAACGTGATTACTTACAACACTCTAATTTATGGTTTGTGTAATACATCTAATTGGGAGGAGGCTAAAACTTTGTTTATAGAGATGTTGGAGGAAGGTGTAAAACCTAATGTGGTGACATTTAGCGTGGTAATTGATAAGCTCTGTATCAATGGAAAGATGGACGAAGCCAATGGGTTGTTCCAACTAATGATTAATAGAGGTGTTTGTCCCAACACAATAACTTATAGCACACTTTTGAGAGGTTTTTGCTTGGCAGGTCAAATTGATGATGCTAGAAGGCTATTTGATTCCATGGCAAGTATGGGGTGTAAGCCTGATGTTTTTAGCTACAGTATTTTGATGGATGGTTTAtgcttgacaaataaaattgatgatgccaAGGAACTTTTAGCCTCAATGTTGAGAATGGGATGCACACCTAATGTAGTTAGCTATAATACTCTGATCAATTGGTAttgcaagaataaaaaaattgatgaagccTTGAATCTTTATGAGGAAATGACTTCAGAGGGAGTTTGGCCAGATGTTGTTACTTATAGTACCTTGCTATCTGGGTTTTTTATGAACGGTAATGTCAGACATGCAAAAAAGCTATTTG AATAA
- the LOC123229105 gene encoding pentatricopeptide repeat-containing protein At1g12300, mitochondrial-like produces MIHMHPTPAMSSFCILFSALVKKKHFDQLLVMYTRFISAGLLPDFIILNILIECLSKMARDSDGFVVLGSILRRGFYPNASTFNRLINGLCMAGKIKKAIEFFRKMVSVGCRPDVVTVGTLITGLCRTGNVTVALQLFEEMNNGNGEFGVICKPNIVCYNTIIDGLCKYGLVDKAKKLFSEMKTKGINPDVITYTTLIYGLCNTSNWEEAKTLFIEMLEEGVKPNVVTFSVVIDKLCINGKMDEANGLFQLMINRGVCPNTITYNALLSGFCLAGQIDDARRLFDSMASMGCKPDVFSYNILMDGLCLANKVGNAKKLFASMLRKGCMPNVVNYNTLINWYCKNRKVDEAMNLYKEMTLRGVRPTVVTYSTLLSGLFMNGNAIHAKKLFE; encoded by the exons atgattcatatgCACCCAACTCCTGCTATGTCTTCCTTCTgtattttgttttctgcacttgttaagaaaaaacattttgatcaaCTTCTTGTGATGTACACGAGATTCATTTCAGCTGGGTTGTTGCCGGATttcattattttgaatattttaattgaatgcTTAAGCAAAATGGCACGCGATTCTGATGGTTTTGTAGTTCTTGGGAGTATTTTAAGGAGGGGTTTTTACCCAAACGCTTCGACTTTTAACAGGCTGATTAATGGTCTTTGTATGGCGGGCAAGATTAAGAAGGccattgaattttttaggaaaatggTTTCGGTTGGTTGTAGACCGGATGTGGTTACAGTTGGGACTTTGATTACTGGGTTGTGTAGAACTGGTAATGTCACTGTTGCCCTtcagttgtttgaagaaatgaataacGGGAATGGTGAATTTGGTGTCATTTGTAAGCCTAATATTGTTTGCTATAATACAATTATTGATGGTCTTTGCAAATATGGGTTAGTAGACAAGGCAAAGAAACTGTTTTCAGAAATGAAGACCAAGGGCATTAATCCAGACGTGATTACTTACACCACTCTAATTTATGGTTTGTGTAATACATCTAATTGGGAGGAGGCTAAAACTTTGTTTATAGAGATGTTGGAGGAAGGTGTAAAACCTAATGTGGTGACATTTAGCGTGGTAATTGATAAGCTCTGTATCAATGGAAAGATGGACGAAGCCAATGGGTTGTTCCAACTAATGATTAATAGAGGTGTTTGTCCCAACACAATAACTTATAACGCACTTTTGAGTGGTTTTTGCTTGGCAGGTCAAATTGATGATGCTAGAAGGCTATTTGATTCCATGGCAAGTATGGGGTGTAAGCCTGATGTTTTTAGCTACAATATTTTGATGGATGGTTTATGCTTGGCAAATAAAGTTGGTAATGCTAAGAAATTGTTTGCTTCAATGTTGAGGAAGGGATGTATGCCTAATGTAGTTAACTACAATACTCTGATCAATTGGTATTGCAAGAATCGAAAAGTTGATGAAGCTATGAATCTTTATAAGGAAATGACTTTAAGGGGAGTTAGGCCAACAGTTGTTACTTATAGCACCTTGCTATCTGGCCTTTTTATGAACGGTAATGCCATACATGCAAAAAAGCTATTTG AATAA
- the LOC123228723 gene encoding putative pentatricopeptide repeat-containing protein At1g09680 — translation MQLSNLPPDLFTYNILIDGYCKNGCVLEAVELFHTLINRNIQPDITTFNCLINGLCKTGRLNIAWEMFNRLHSNGFVPDVITYTIIMHGFCKEGKLEIASKCFSDMEQNGVAPDLLTFNTLMSGFLQNNETLKVVELLHKMKERNVKPDASIGSIILDLLGKHEDYREENTDKDARKVVDGFAPKATDQNDAIEKWNLYFFGEMNPLDEVCSKKLVVADAKLNLDDDAAFLVEGNLSCDPSQEGP, via the exons ATGCAACTTAGTAATTTGCCTCCCGATTTATTTACGTATAATATTCTTATTGATGGTTATTGCAAAAATGGTTGTGTTTTGGAGGCTGTTGAACTGTTCCATACTTTAATAAATCGAAACATTCAACCTGACATCACAACTTTCAATTGTCTCATTAATGGGTTGTGCAAAACAGGGAGACTCAATATTGCTTGGGAAATGTTCAACAGATTACATAGTAATGGCTTTGTTCCAGATGTTATTACATATACCATTATAATGCATGGATTTTGTAAGGAAGGAAAGTTAGAAATAGCAAGTAAATGTTTCTCagatatggagcaaaatggtgtTGCGCCAGACTTGCTCACTTTCAATACGCTTATGTCTGGTTTCTTGCAGAATAATGAGACTTTAAAAGTGGTGGAacttcttcacaaaatgaaagagagaaatgtgaaaCCAGATGCATCCATAGGTTCGATAATATTAGATTTACTGGGAAAGCATGAAGATTATCGTGAA gaAAATACTGACAAAGATGCTCGTAAGGTTGTAGATGGTTTTGCACCTAAGGCCACTGATCAAAATGATGCTATTGAGAAATG GAATCTTTATTTCTTTGGAGAGATGAATCCCCTTGATGAAGTCTGTAGTAAGAAGTTGGTGGTAGCTGATGCTAAGTTGAACTTGGATGATGATGCTGCCTTCCTGGTAGAAGGGAATCTCTCTTGTGATCCATCACAAGAGGGTCCTTGA
- the LOC123229213 gene encoding putative pentatricopeptide repeat-containing protein At1g12700, mitochondrial isoform X1, which translates to MFLKTSLVSSKSSFNVRFSSSSILSSVSQNQHTKSPPKHFSTLKHHSQLYNFLRVNRRSGNFSLDEAFDSFNYMIHMHPTPAMSSFSILFSALVKKKHFDQLLVMYTRFISAGLLPDFFILNSLIDCLSKMARDSDGFVVLGSIFRRGFYPDALTFSNLINGLCMAGKIKKAIDFFRKMVSVGCRPDVVTVGTLITGLCRTGNVTVALQLFEEMNNGNGEFGVICKPNIVCYTTIIDGLCKCGLVDKAKKLFSEMKTKGINPNVITYNTLIYGLCNTSNWEEAKTLFIEMLEEGVKPNVVTFSVVIDKLCINGKMDEANGLFQLMINRGVCPNTITYSTLLRGFCLAGQIDDARRLFDSMASMGCKPDVFSYSILMDGLCLTNKIDDAKELLASMLRMGCTPNVVSYNTLINWYCKNKKIDEALNLYEEMTSEGVWPDVVTYSTLLSGFFMNGNVRHAKKLFGRLNIAWEMFNRLHSNGFVPNVITYSIIMHGFCKEGKLEMASKCFSDMEQNGVAPDSVTFNTLMSGFLQNNETLKVVELLHKMKERNVKPDASIGSIILDLLGKHEDYREVLNLLPSFSTQEPTGC; encoded by the exons atgtttcttaaaacttcacttgtttcttcaaaatcatctttcaatgttagattttcatcttcatctattctttcttcagtttcccaaaatcaacacacaaaatcacCACCCAAACACTTCTCCACTCTTAAGCACCATtctcaactttataatttccttcGTGTAAACCGCAGGTCAGGTAACTTTTCTCTTGATGAAGCTTTTGATtccttcaattatatgattcatatgCACCCAACTCCTGCTATGTCTTCCTTCagtattttgttttctgcacttgttaagaaaaaacattttgatcaaCTTCTTGTGATGTACACGAGATTCATTTCAGCTGGGTTGTTGCcggatttctttattttgaatagTTTAATTGATTGCTTAAGCAAAATGGCACGCGATTCTGATGGTTTTGTAGTTCTTGGGAGTATTTTTAGGAGGGGTTTTTACCCAGACGCTTTGACTTTTAGCAATCTGATTAATGGTCTTTGTATGGCGGGCAAGATTAAGAAGGCCATTGATTTTTTCAGGAAAATGGTTTCGGTTGGTTGTAGACCGGATGTGGTTACAGTTGGGACTTTGATTACTGGGTTGTGTAGAACTGGTAATGTCACTGTTGCCCTtcagttgtttgaagaaatgaataacGGGAATGGTGAATTTGGTGTCATTTGTAAGCCTAATATTGTTTGCTATACTACAATTATTGATGGTCTTTGCAAATGTGGGTTAGTAGACAAGGCAAAGAAACTGTTTTCAGAAATGAAGACCAAGGGCATTAATCCAAACGTGATTACTTACAACACTCTAATTTATGGTTTGTGTAATACATCTAATTGGGAGGAGGCTAAAACTTTGTTTATAGAGATGTTGGAGGAAGGTGTAAAACCTAATGTGGTGACATTTAGCGTGGTAATTGATAAGCTCTGTATCAATGGAAAGATGGACGAAGCCAATGGGTTGTTCCAACTAATGATTAATAGAGGTGTTTGTCCCAACACAATAACTTATAGCACACTTTTGAGAGGTTTTTGCTTGGCAGGTCAAATTGATGATGCTAGAAGGCTATTTGATTCCATGGCAAGTATGGGGTGTAAGCCTGATGTTTTTAGCTACAGTATTTTGATGGATGGTTTAtgcttgacaaataaaattgatgatgccaAGGAACTTTTAGCCTCAATGTTGAGAATGGGATGCACACCTAATGTAGTTAGCTATAATACTCTGATCAATTGGTAttgcaagaataaaaaaattgatgaagccTTGAATCTTTATGAGGAAATGACTTCAGAGGGAGTTTGGCCAGATGTTGTTACTTATAGTACCTTGCTATCTGGGTTTTTTATGAACGGTAATGTCAGACATGCAAAAAAGCTATTTG GGAGACTCAATATTGCTTGGGAAATGTTCAACAGATTACATAGTAATGGCTTTGTTCCTAATGTTATTACATATAGCATTATAATGCATGGATTTTGTAAGGAAGGAAAGTTAGAAATGGCAAGTAAATGTTTCTCagatatggagcaaaatggtgtTGCGCCAGATTCGGTCACTTTCAATACACTTATGTCTGGTTTCTTGCAGAATAATGAGACTTTAAAAGTGGTGGAacttcttcacaaaatgaaagagagaaatgtgaaaCCAGATGCATCCATAGGTTCAATAATATTAGATTTACTGGGAAAGCACGAAGATTATCGTGAAGTCCTGAATTTGCTACCATCCTTTTCAACCCAAGAACCAACAGGATGTTGA
- the LOC123229213 gene encoding pentatricopeptide repeat-containing protein At1g12300, mitochondrial-like isoform X2, translated as MFLKTSLVSSKSSFNVRFSSSSILSSVSQNQHTKSPPKHFSTLKHHSQLYNFLRVNRRSGNFSLDEAFDSFNYMIHMHPTPAMSSFSILFSALVKKKHFDQLLVMYTRFISAGLLPDFFILNSLIDCLSKMARDSDGFVVLGSIFRRGFYPDALTFSNLINGLCMAGKIKKAIDFFRKMVSVGCRPDVVTVGTLITGLCRTGNVTVALQLFEEMNNGNGEFGVICKPNIVCYTTIIDGLCKCGLVDKAKKLFSEMKTKGINPNVITYNTLIYGLCNTSNWEEAKTLFIEMLEEGVKPNVVTFSVVIDKLCINGKMDEANGLFQLMINRGVCPNTITYSTLLRGFCLAGQIDDARRLFDSMASMGCKPDVFSYSILMDGLCLTNKIDDAKELLASMLRMGCTPNVVSYNTLINWYCKNKKIDEALNLYEEMTSEGVWPDVVTYSTLLSGFFMNGNVRHAKKLFGRLNIAWEMFNGFCKEGKLEMASKCFSDMEQNGVAPDSVTFNTLMSGFLQNNETLKVVELLHKMKERNVKPDASIGSIILDLLGKHEDYREVLNLLPSFSTQEPTGC; from the exons atgtttcttaaaacttcacttgtttcttcaaaatcatctttcaatgttagattttcatcttcatctattctttcttcagtttcccaaaatcaacacacaaaatcacCACCCAAACACTTCTCCACTCTTAAGCACCATtctcaactttataatttccttcGTGTAAACCGCAGGTCAGGTAACTTTTCTCTTGATGAAGCTTTTGATtccttcaattatatgattcatatgCACCCAACTCCTGCTATGTCTTCCTTCagtattttgttttctgcacttgttaagaaaaaacattttgatcaaCTTCTTGTGATGTACACGAGATTCATTTCAGCTGGGTTGTTGCcggatttctttattttgaatagTTTAATTGATTGCTTAAGCAAAATGGCACGCGATTCTGATGGTTTTGTAGTTCTTGGGAGTATTTTTAGGAGGGGTTTTTACCCAGACGCTTTGACTTTTAGCAATCTGATTAATGGTCTTTGTATGGCGGGCAAGATTAAGAAGGCCATTGATTTTTTCAGGAAAATGGTTTCGGTTGGTTGTAGACCGGATGTGGTTACAGTTGGGACTTTGATTACTGGGTTGTGTAGAACTGGTAATGTCACTGTTGCCCTtcagttgtttgaagaaatgaataacGGGAATGGTGAATTTGGTGTCATTTGTAAGCCTAATATTGTTTGCTATACTACAATTATTGATGGTCTTTGCAAATGTGGGTTAGTAGACAAGGCAAAGAAACTGTTTTCAGAAATGAAGACCAAGGGCATTAATCCAAACGTGATTACTTACAACACTCTAATTTATGGTTTGTGTAATACATCTAATTGGGAGGAGGCTAAAACTTTGTTTATAGAGATGTTGGAGGAAGGTGTAAAACCTAATGTGGTGACATTTAGCGTGGTAATTGATAAGCTCTGTATCAATGGAAAGATGGACGAAGCCAATGGGTTGTTCCAACTAATGATTAATAGAGGTGTTTGTCCCAACACAATAACTTATAGCACACTTTTGAGAGGTTTTTGCTTGGCAGGTCAAATTGATGATGCTAGAAGGCTATTTGATTCCATGGCAAGTATGGGGTGTAAGCCTGATGTTTTTAGCTACAGTATTTTGATGGATGGTTTAtgcttgacaaataaaattgatgatgccaAGGAACTTTTAGCCTCAATGTTGAGAATGGGATGCACACCTAATGTAGTTAGCTATAATACTCTGATCAATTGGTAttgcaagaataaaaaaattgatgaagccTTGAATCTTTATGAGGAAATGACTTCAGAGGGAGTTTGGCCAGATGTTGTTACTTATAGTACCTTGCTATCTGGGTTTTTTATGAACGGTAATGTCAGACATGCAAAAAAGCTATTTG GGAGACTCAATATTGCTTGGGAAATGTTCA ATGGATTTTGTAAGGAAGGAAAGTTAGAAATGGCAAGTAAATGTTTCTCagatatggagcaaaatggtgtTGCGCCAGATTCGGTCACTTTCAATACACTTATGTCTGGTTTCTTGCAGAATAATGAGACTTTAAAAGTGGTGGAacttcttcacaaaatgaaagagagaaatgtgaaaCCAGATGCATCCATAGGTTCAATAATATTAGATTTACTGGGAAAGCACGAAGATTATCGTGAAGTCCTGAATTTGCTACCATCCTTTTCAACCCAAGAACCAACAGGATGTTGA